Proteins from one Algicella marina genomic window:
- a CDS encoding metallophosphoesterase family protein, protein MVTRVMAFSDLHLSRAKAEVLVAASGEADLVIGAGDFCNMREGLDGAMSLLKDMARPFVLVPGNAESAEELRDAAHAGMTVLHGEACEAAGLALFGLGYAVPETPFGAWSCDLSEAAAGKMLAGCVQADILITHSPPKGVADVTSAGQSVGSVAVREAIERIQPRLAVCGHIHDSWGSEGMIGATQVVNLGPEPRFFEM, encoded by the coding sequence ATGGTGACCCGGGTGATGGCCTTCTCCGACCTGCATCTTTCCCGGGCGAAGGCGGAAGTGCTGGTGGCGGCCAGCGGCGAAGCGGACCTGGTGATCGGCGCGGGCGATTTCTGCAACATGCGCGAAGGGCTTGATGGTGCGATGTCCCTGCTGAAGGACATGGCGCGGCCTTTCGTGCTGGTGCCGGGGAATGCCGAGAGTGCCGAGGAATTGCGCGATGCGGCGCATGCGGGGATGACCGTGTTGCACGGGGAAGCTTGCGAGGCGGCTGGGCTGGCGTTGTTCGGGTTGGGATATGCGGTGCCGGAAACACCGTTCGGCGCGTGGTCCTGTGACCTGTCGGAAGCGGCGGCAGGGAAGATGCTGGCCGGATGCGTGCAGGCGGATATCCTGATCACGCATTCGCCTCCGAAGGGCGTGGCGGATGTCACCTCCGCCGGTCAATCCGTCGGCTCCGTGGCGGTGCGCGAGGCTATCGAGCGTATCCAGCCGCGGCTTGCGGTCTGCGGCCATATTCACGACAGTTGGGGCAGCGAAGGGATGATCGGGGCGACACAGGTCGTCAATCTTGGCCCTGAGCCCCGTTTTTTCGAGATGTGA
- a CDS encoding efflux RND transporter permease subunit yields MALRGEGVGGILSYFTRHRTAANLLLVIMVTLGLVAATQIRSQFFPDVVLSSVDVDVRWDGAGPEDVDGAIIAVLEPALRGVEGVTGSTATAREGSARIDLEFEPGWDMSRAVDDVTSAVDGVNNLPEGAETPEVSRNAWRDRVTDVVIHGPVAREQLGRFADEFVSRLFQRGVTRTTIRGVTAPTIRVEAPEAELIRHDIALSDIANAIGQETEASPAGDVAGGSARVRTGIEKRTAEEVASIVVRSGTDGSKLLVSDLARISVDGAEQGRAYYKDDNPAVSIRVDRSDQGDAIEMQRLVTEVAAELESILPPGVKVELIRTRAEAITERLDILFDNGLLGLALVVLLLFLFLSARTALWVAAGIPVAMIATIALMFAFGLTINMISLFALIICLGIVVDDAIVVGEHADFRVRTLGETPLVAAENAARRMSLPVFSSTVTTVIAFVGLTAIGGRFGSLISDIPFTVVVVLLASLVECFLILPNHMAHALASGDRQHWYDWPSRTFNKGFGWFCRRIFRPAMRLVLALRYPVLGTAVLVLALTASLYLRGDVTWRFFNSPERASISGNIAMLPGAKRADTLEMVRELQRAVRDTAARYEAEHGANPVLFALAEVGGTTGRGLAGSDTKDEDQLGSIAIELIDPDLRPYSSFAFLGDLQEEVRRHPLLETLSFRGWRSGPGGDALDVKFYGADATTLKAAAEDLKAAVSEFPEVSAVEDTLAYDKTELVLELTPIGSTLGFTIDGIGRELRQRLAGIEAASFPVGVRQGTIEVSLAEEELTADFLSTTRLRSPTGEYVPLSEIVTVDTKLGFSSVRRENGYRVITVSGDISEDDPVRAQAVMTSLQNEILPRITEERGVNYVLGGLAEQEREFLSDAALGFSLCMLGIYLTLCWIFASWTRPFVVMAVIPFGLIGAVWGHYLWDVPLSIFTVVGLIGMSGIIINDSIVLITTIDEYAEKRGLVAAVVDATVDRLRPVLLTTLTTVLGLAPLLYESSQQAQFLKPTVITLAYGLGVGMVLVLLIVPSLVIMQADLARIRASTRRGLLRSDAGSRARIVLGLSALASLAVLAATVGVFMVTGEVWAPLASVTASVGLTGGVAALALLLAGLVVVFLIGWVLAAFSQPRRRQVLPAE; encoded by the coding sequence ATGGCGCTGCGGGGCGAAGGCGTGGGCGGCATACTTTCCTATTTCACCCGCCACCGGACAGCGGCCAACCTGTTGCTGGTGATCATGGTGACGTTGGGACTGGTGGCGGCGACGCAGATTCGCAGCCAGTTCTTTCCCGATGTCGTGCTGTCTTCGGTGGATGTCGATGTTCGATGGGACGGCGCCGGGCCCGAAGATGTGGACGGGGCCATCATCGCCGTTCTGGAACCGGCGCTGCGCGGCGTGGAGGGCGTGACGGGGTCAACGGCGACCGCACGCGAGGGCTCAGCCCGCATTGACCTCGAATTCGAACCGGGCTGGGACATGAGCAGGGCGGTCGACGACGTGACGTCGGCGGTCGATGGCGTCAACAACCTGCCGGAAGGCGCAGAAACGCCGGAAGTCAGCCGCAATGCATGGCGCGACCGGGTCACGGACGTTGTGATCCACGGGCCGGTGGCGCGCGAGCAACTCGGGCGATTTGCCGATGAGTTCGTATCGCGCCTGTTTCAGCGCGGCGTTACGCGTACGACCATACGCGGAGTGACGGCGCCGACCATCCGGGTTGAGGCCCCGGAAGCGGAGCTGATACGCCACGACATCGCGCTGTCGGACATCGCCAACGCTATCGGGCAGGAGACGGAGGCCAGCCCGGCGGGTGACGTGGCCGGCGGCTCTGCCCGCGTGAGGACCGGGATCGAAAAGCGGACAGCGGAAGAGGTTGCTTCCATAGTGGTCCGTTCGGGCACCGACGGCTCCAAGCTGCTGGTTTCAGATCTGGCGCGGATCAGCGTCGATGGAGCCGAGCAGGGGCGGGCTTATTACAAGGATGACAACCCGGCGGTTTCGATCCGGGTGGACCGCTCCGATCAGGGCGATGCCATCGAGATGCAGCGGCTGGTGACAGAGGTTGCGGCGGAACTGGAATCTATCCTGCCGCCCGGCGTGAAGGTGGAGCTGATCCGCACACGGGCCGAAGCGATTACCGAACGCCTGGACATTCTGTTCGACAACGGGCTGCTGGGGCTGGCGCTGGTTGTCCTGCTGTTGTTTCTGTTTCTGTCGGCGCGCACCGCGCTCTGGGTGGCGGCCGGTATCCCGGTGGCGATGATCGCGACGATCGCGCTGATGTTCGCCTTCGGACTGACGATCAACATGATCTCGCTTTTTGCCCTGATTATCTGCCTCGGTATTGTCGTCGATGATGCCATTGTCGTCGGCGAACATGCGGATTTCCGGGTGCGGACGCTGGGCGAGACGCCGCTGGTGGCGGCGGAAAACGCGGCGCGGCGCATGTCGCTGCCGGTGTTCTCTTCCACGGTCACGACCGTGATCGCCTTTGTCGGGCTGACGGCCATCGGCGGGCGTTTCGGCAGCCTGATCAGTGATATTCCCTTTACTGTTGTCGTGGTGCTGCTTGCATCGCTCGTGGAATGTTTCCTGATTCTGCCGAACCACATGGCGCATGCGTTGGCCAGCGGCGACCGTCAGCATTGGTATGATTGGCCGAGCCGAACTTTCAACAAGGGCTTTGGCTGGTTTTGTCGCCGTATCTTCCGGCCCGCCATGCGCCTGGTGCTTGCTCTGCGCTATCCGGTGCTGGGCACCGCTGTGCTGGTGCTGGCGCTCACGGCATCGCTGTATCTGCGTGGTGACGTGACCTGGCGTTTCTTCAATTCTCCGGAGCGGGCGAGCATTTCCGGAAACATCGCAATGTTGCCGGGGGCGAAGCGGGCCGACACGCTTGAGATGGTGCGCGAGTTGCAACGTGCTGTGCGCGACACGGCGGCCCGGTACGAGGCGGAACACGGTGCCAACCCGGTTCTTTTCGCGCTGGCGGAGGTGGGTGGGACCACAGGGCGTGGACTGGCCGGATCGGACACGAAGGACGAGGACCAGCTCGGGTCCATCGCCATCGAACTGATCGATCCGGACCTGCGGCCCTATTCCAGCTTCGCCTTTCTGGGCGATCTGCAAGAGGAAGTGCGCCGCCACCCGCTGCTGGAGACGCTGAGTTTCCGAGGTTGGCGTTCCGGCCCCGGCGGCGATGCTCTGGACGTGAAATTCTACGGTGCGGATGCGACGACGCTGAAGGCTGCGGCGGAGGATCTGAAGGCGGCGGTTTCGGAGTTTCCCGAAGTCAGCGCCGTGGAGGATACGCTGGCCTACGACAAGACGGAACTGGTGCTGGAACTGACGCCGATAGGCTCCACGCTCGGGTTCACGATCGACGGCATCGGGCGGGAGTTGCGCCAGCGGCTGGCGGGGATTGAAGCAGCAAGCTTCCCGGTCGGTGTTCGGCAGGGTACGATCGAGGTGAGCCTCGCCGAAGAGGAGCTGACCGCCGATTTCCTCTCGACGACGCGGTTGCGGAGCCCGACGGGCGAATACGTGCCCCTGTCGGAGATCGTGACGGTCGATACCAAGCTGGGCTTCTCTTCGGTGCGCCGGGAAAACGGGTACCGGGTGATCACGGTTTCGGGCGATATTTCCGAGGATGACCCGGTGCGGGCTCAGGCGGTGATGACGAGCCTTCAAAACGAGATCCTGCCAAGGATCACCGAGGAACGCGGGGTCAATTACGTGCTGGGCGGATTGGCGGAGCAGGAGCGGGAGTTCCTCAGCGATGCCGCTCTGGGCTTCAGCCTGTGCATGTTGGGAATCTATCTGACGCTCTGCTGGATCTTCGCAAGCTGGACCCGGCCCTTCGTGGTGATGGCCGTGATTCCCTTCGGCCTGATCGGTGCCGTGTGGGGGCATTACCTTTGGGATGTGCCGCTGTCGATATTCACCGTCGTCGGGCTGATCGGGATGAGCGGGATCATCATCAACGACAGTATCGTGCTGATCACCACCATCGACGAATATGCCGAGAAGCGCGGGTTGGTGGCGGCAGTTGTCGATGCGACTGTGGACAGGCTGCGACCTGTGCTGCTGACGACCCTGACAACCGTGCTGGGGCTGGCGCCGTTGCTTTACGAATCTTCGCAGCAGGCGCAGTTCCTGAAGCCGACAGTGATCACGCTGGCCTATGGCTTGGGTGTTGGCATGGTGCTGGTGCTGTTGATCGTGCCTTCGCTGGTCATCATGCAGGCCGATCTGGCCCGCATCCGTGCCTCGACCCGGCGGGGGCTGCTCCGGTCCGATGCCGGAAGCCGGGCGCGGATTGTTCTGGGGCTGAGTGCCTTGGCGAGCCTGGCTGTCCTGGCGGCCACCGTCGGCGTGTTCATGGTAACAGGCGAGGTCTGGGCGCCTCTCGCATCCGTCACCGCATCGGTGGGACTGACGGGCGGGGTGGCTGCGCTGGCGCTGTTGCTGGCCGGACTGGTTGTCGTGTTCCTGATCGGCTGGGTGCTGGCAGCATTCAGTCAGCCGCGCAGGAGACAGGTTCTGCCCGCGGAATGA
- a CDS encoding NUDIX domain-containing protein → MRDKFRAIGDVSDAGKAEAVGVILEDASGRLLLQLRDLRDEVIFGGYWSFFGGGVEGGETLIEAAQRETEEEIGVALAATELAPFGWTRSLSVRRTRIYVFTATRTVEPVDVTLDEGAGFAFWDERQLPKVPIVPFLQPVLQEYLELRRKRRTLP, encoded by the coding sequence GTGAGAGACAAGTTCCGCGCCATTGGCGATGTGAGCGATGCCGGGAAAGCCGAGGCCGTGGGAGTGATCCTGGAGGATGCTTCGGGCCGACTGCTGCTGCAACTGCGCGACTTGCGGGACGAGGTGATCTTCGGCGGCTACTGGAGCTTCTTTGGTGGTGGCGTCGAGGGCGGCGAGACGCTGATCGAGGCTGCACAGCGGGAGACGGAGGAGGAGATCGGCGTGGCACTTGCGGCAACAGAGCTCGCCCCGTTCGGCTGGACCCGCTCTCTCAGCGTCCGACGGACGCGAATATATGTTTTCACGGCCACGCGGACGGTTGAGCCGGTGGATGTGACCCTCGACGAGGGCGCGGGGTTTGCTTTCTGGGACGAAAGACAACTGCCAAAGGTGCCGATTGTGCCGTTTTTGCAGCCAGTTTTGCAGGAATATCTTGAACTGCGACGGAAGCGACGGACCCTGCCGTAA
- the moaB gene encoding molybdenum cofactor biosynthesis protein B: MAERDFIAVRIAVLTVSDTRSLEEDRSGDVLEGRIADAGHRLADRQIVRDERAAIAAQLRTWIADPEVDVVISTGGTGLTGRDVTVEAHRDVYEKEIDAFGTVFTHVSMAKIGTSAVQSRACGGVAGGTYLFALPGSPGACRDAWDEILVKQLDYRHKPCNFVEIMPRLDEHLRRK; this comes from the coding sequence ATGGCGGAACGTGATTTCATAGCGGTGCGGATCGCGGTCCTGACAGTTTCCGACACGCGGTCGCTGGAAGAGGACCGTTCCGGCGATGTGCTGGAAGGGCGGATCGCCGATGCAGGGCACCGGCTGGCGGACAGGCAGATCGTGCGTGATGAAAGGGCGGCGATAGCGGCGCAGTTGCGAACGTGGATCGCGGACCCGGAGGTGGATGTGGTGATCTCCACCGGAGGCACCGGGCTGACGGGGCGGGACGTGACGGTGGAGGCCCATCGGGACGTCTACGAAAAGGAGATCGACGCGTTCGGCACGGTGTTCACGCATGTGTCGATGGCGAAAATCGGAACGTCAGCCGTCCAGAGCAGGGCCTGCGGCGGTGTGGCTGGCGGCACTTATCTGTTCGCGCTCCCCGGTTCTCCCGGGGCGTGCCGGGACGCGTGGGACGAGATTTTGGTCAAACAGTTGGATTATCGGCACAAGCCATGCAACTTCGTTGAGATCATGCCGCGGCTGGATGAGCATCTGAGGCGCAAGTGA
- a CDS encoding efflux RND transporter periplasmic adaptor subunit: MRFLTRGLLGIMLLTLTVGLLGMAGRTVYLAASAEQGGFGGRGENEERIFAVNVGTLTSETVRPIISSYGVIESWRTLELRTAVGGTVTEMADAFRDGGRVQAGDILVQVDRANAETALSLAKTERAEAKAEVTEADAALELAQDELATSEAQRDLRRRALARQEDLRSRGAGTEAAVETAELALSSAEQTLVGRRQALAQAQARINRAAIALERTAIQLSEAERDLSDTVILAPFTGLLSDVTAVPGGLLTTNEQIATLIDPEALEVAFRISNAQFARLVATGQPLEGTEVTATLLLEDIPLVVAGVVDRVDAEVGEGQTGRLLFARLDPEGSRALRPGDFTEVRILEPELAAVSVIPATAANTDGEILLIGEGDRLEMATVRILRRQGNDLIVGDVPFGREYVAERVPQLGAGVKVRPVRPDDGFEESAVIELTPERRALLVAAVEGNSQMPEEVRQRLIARLSEDRVPADMVARIESRMAEADVAAMDGGETLTLEPERRERLAAFVRSSAGMPEDVKARLLSQLEAEEVPRGMVERLESRMGG, encoded by the coding sequence ATGCGGTTTCTGACGCGCGGTTTGCTGGGAATTATGCTGCTGACCCTGACAGTTGGCCTGTTGGGGATGGCCGGACGGACGGTTTACCTCGCCGCCAGTGCGGAGCAAGGCGGCTTTGGCGGGCGCGGCGAGAACGAGGAGCGCATCTTTGCCGTGAATGTCGGAACGCTGACGTCCGAAACGGTGCGGCCCATAATTTCCAGCTACGGCGTGATCGAAAGCTGGCGTACGCTGGAATTGCGGACCGCGGTGGGCGGCACGGTGACGGAAATGGCCGACGCGTTTCGCGATGGCGGCCGGGTGCAGGCCGGTGATATCCTAGTGCAGGTGGACCGGGCGAATGCGGAAACTGCGCTGAGCCTGGCCAAGACCGAACGCGCAGAAGCGAAAGCGGAGGTGACGGAGGCTGACGCTGCGCTGGAACTGGCGCAGGACGAACTCGCTACGTCAGAGGCGCAGCGCGACCTGCGTCGCCGGGCGCTGGCCCGGCAGGAAGATCTGCGGAGCCGCGGTGCGGGGACGGAAGCGGCCGTAGAGACGGCGGAACTGGCGCTTTCCTCGGCGGAACAGACGCTGGTTGGGCGGCGGCAGGCTTTGGCGCAGGCGCAGGCACGGATCAACCGCGCGGCGATTGCGCTGGAGCGGACGGCGATCCAGTTGTCGGAAGCGGAGCGTGACCTCTCCGATACCGTGATCCTTGCCCCTTTCACCGGACTTCTGAGCGACGTGACGGCGGTGCCTGGCGGCCTGCTGACGACGAACGAACAGATCGCAACGCTGATCGACCCGGAGGCTCTGGAAGTGGCTTTCCGCATTTCCAATGCACAGTTTGCGCGGCTGGTGGCGACCGGGCAGCCGCTGGAAGGAACCGAGGTAACGGCAACGCTGTTGCTGGAGGACATACCGCTGGTGGTGGCGGGTGTCGTCGATCGCGTGGATGCGGAAGTCGGCGAAGGGCAGACGGGGCGCCTGTTGTTCGCACGGCTGGATCCGGAGGGTAGCCGCGCGTTGCGGCCGGGTGATTTCACCGAAGTGCGGATACTGGAACCGGAACTGGCGGCGGTGTCCGTCATTCCGGCGACCGCGGCCAACACCGACGGGGAAATCCTGCTGATCGGCGAGGGCGACCGGTTGGAGATGGCGACGGTTCGCATCTTGCGGCGGCAGGGCAACGACCTGATCGTGGGCGATGTGCCGTTTGGCCGCGAATACGTGGCGGAACGCGTGCCGCAATTGGGTGCGGGTGTGAAGGTCCGCCCGGTGCGTCCGGATGACGGTTTCGAGGAAAGTGCCGTTATCGAGCTGACACCTGAACGGCGCGCACTGCTGGTGGCGGCGGTGGAAGGCAATTCGCAGATGCCGGAAGAGGTGCGTCAGCGGTTGATTGCGCGACTTTCCGAAGATCGCGTGCCTGCGGATATGGTCGCACGGATCGAGTCGCGGATGGCGGAGGCCGATGTAGCGGCGATGGATGGCGGCGAAACGCTGACGCTGGAGCCTGAGCGTCGGGAACGGCTGGCGGCGTTCGTCCGATCCAGCGCGGGCATGCCCGAGGATGTGAAGGCGCGTCTGCTGTCGCAACTGGAGGCGGAAGAAGTGCCGCGTGGTATGGTCGAGCGGCTGGAAAGCCGGATGGGGGGCTGA
- a CDS encoding 5-formyltetrahydrofolate cyclo-ligase — protein MAREDQTTIGGHVIDRATKLQVDAHRKAERERLYALRRGMPQSNRAAETEQVIAALTDRLGDVAGKTIAFYWPIRGELDLRACMHALHRSGATVSLPVVVTRAAPVEFRTWAPGCAMTRGIWNIPVPAEGAPQRPDIVILPLVGIDADCYRLGNGGGYYDMTLASLPVAPLKIGVGQGFCRIDSIRPQPWDVRLDTAILGDGSIISAP, from the coding sequence ATGGCCCGCGAAGACCAGACAACCATTGGCGGCCATGTTATCGACCGCGCCACGAAGCTGCAGGTGGACGCCCACCGTAAGGCCGAACGCGAGCGTCTCTACGCTCTGCGGCGCGGCATGCCGCAATCAAACCGCGCGGCGGAGACCGAACAGGTAATTGCAGCACTCACCGACCGTCTCGGCGACGTCGCCGGCAAGACCATCGCCTTCTACTGGCCGATCCGAGGAGAGCTTGACCTGCGCGCCTGCATGCACGCCCTGCACCGGTCCGGCGCTACAGTCAGCCTGCCCGTTGTCGTAACTCGTGCTGCGCCGGTGGAGTTTCGCACATGGGCGCCCGGTTGTGCCATGACCCGCGGCATATGGAACATTCCCGTGCCTGCCGAAGGTGCGCCGCAACGCCCCGACATCGTCATCCTGCCCTTGGTCGGAATTGACGCCGACTGCTACCGGCTGGGCAACGGTGGAGGCTACTACGACATGACTCTGGCATCCCTACCTGTTGCGCCGCTGAAGATCGGCGTCGGTCAGGGGTTCTGCAGGATCGACAGCATCCGGCCACAGCCATGGGACGTCCGGCTGGATACTGCCATCCTCGGTGACGGCAGCATCATCTCCGCCCCCTGA